The following proteins come from a genomic window of Sebastes fasciatus isolate fSebFas1 chromosome 6, fSebFas1.pri, whole genome shotgun sequence:
- the tbx5b gene encoding T-box transcription factor TBX5b isoform X2: MSRPATTTTTSFQWDMANGGDQFGLAERPDSDCMDSPKESKERENPSYTLNSPASPQTPSSQQGMEGIKVFLHDRELWTKFDEVGTEMIITKAGRRMFPSYKVKVTGLNPKTKYILLMDIVPADDHRYKFSDNKWSITGKAEPAMPGRLYVHPDSPATGSHWSRQLVSFQKLKLTNNHLDPFGHIILNSMHKYQPRLHIVKADENNGFGSKNTAFCTHVFSESAFIAVTSYQNHKITQLKIENNPFAKGFRGSDDNELHRMAKLQGKDYPVVPRSTVRQRACSTGSPFSGEGRGLRGSPEAVGSPYSCENGLSSSSPQELLRAPPAHYALPHPHLQHGLQPQVYHGTKRKVEENCSPGNRQHPYKKPFTGSSPSEEITPYHPSSYPPPPPGLSNNPLTDSPYSSDMGQRQACMFAGSESRLDELNCASWSYTCPLPSAMTPMEPYPPYTPHPPYSSSPQGSRLSAIAHQSSPPLGEPIAHDPFQSSGPPSQSSQNIHSRQLSPPLREYPRYTANLSPPLYHTLETHTHIRSGVPEWSAAS, translated from the exons tgggaCATGGCAAACGGAGGAGACCAGTTCGGCCTTGCAGAGCGTCCAGACTCTGACTGCATGGATTCACCAAAagagagcaaagagagagaaaatccCAGCTACACCTTAAACTCACCAGCTTCACCACAGACACCATCCAGCCAGCAG GGGATGGAAGGAATCAAAGTTTTCCTCCACGACAGAGAACTTTGGACAAAGTTTGATGAAGTGGGAACTGAAATGATCATCACCAAGGCTGGAAG GAGGATGTTCCCCAGTTACAAGGTGAAAGTCACAGGACTCAACCCAAAAACCAAGTACATACTCCTGATGGACATTGTGCCCGCCGACGACCACCGCTACAAATTTTCAGACAACAAATG GTCGATAACTGGAAAGGCAGAGCCGGCCATGCCGGGCAGGCTCTACGTTCATCCGGACTCTCCTGCCACCGGATCGCACTGGAGCCGCCAGCTCGTCTCCTTCCAGAAGCTCAAACTCACCAACAACCACCTGGACCCCTTTGGACAT ATAATACTCAACTCCATGCACAAATACCAGCCTCGCCTCCATATTGTCAAGGCGGACGAGAACAACGGCTTCGGCTCAAAAAACACGGCTTTCTGCACCCACGTCTTCTCTGAGTCTGCCTTCATCGCTGTGACGTCCTACCAGAACCACAAG ATTACACAGCTGAAAATAGAGAATAACCCTTTTGCTAAGGGCTTCAGAGGCAGCGATGACAATGAGCTGCACCGCATGGCCAAGCTACAAGG tAAAGACTACCCTGTGGTCCCTCGCAGTACTGTCCGTCAGAGAGCCTGCTCCACCGGGAGTCCCTTCAGTGGGGAGGGTCGGGGTCTGCGGGGTTCCCCCGAAGCGGTCGGATCCCCCTACAGCTGTGAGAACGGcctgagcagcagcagtcccCAGGAGCTGCTGAGGGCTCCCCCTGCACACTACGCCCTGCCTCATCCTCACCTGCAGCACGGCCTACAGCCGCAGGTTTACCACGGCACCAAGAGGAAAG tGGAGGAGAACTGCTCTCCGGGAAACCGCCAGCACCCGTACAAGAAACCCTTCACCGGTAGCTCTCCGAGTGAGGAGATCACCCCCTATCACCCCTCCtcctatcctcctcctccacccggTCTGTCCAACAACCCTCTCACTGACTCCCCCTACAGCTCTGACATGGGACAGCGTCAGGCGTGCATGTTTGCCGGCTCCGAGTCCAGACTGGATGAACTCAACTGTGCATCCTGGTCATACACCTGCCCGCTCCCCTCTGCCATGACCCCGATGGAACCCTACCCACCTTACACCCCTCATCCCCCCTACAGCTCCAGCCCTCAGGGCTCCCGACTCAGCGCTATAGCCCACCAGAGCTCTCCGCCGCTGGGAGAACCCATCGCCCACGACCCCTTTCAGAGCTCTGGACCGCCATCTCAGAGCTCCCAAAACATTCACAGCAGGCAGCTCAGCCCTCCTCTCAGAGAGTATCCTCGCTACACGGCCaacctgtctcctcctctctaccACACGCtagagacgcacacacacatcaggtCTGGCGTCCCAGAATGGAGTGCAGCCTCCTAA
- the tbx5b gene encoding T-box transcription factor TBX5b isoform X3 — protein MANGGDQFGLAERPDSDCMDSPKESKERENPSYTLNSPASPQTPSSQQVPACAADHNGMEGIKVFLHDRELWTKFDEVGTEMIITKAGRRMFPSYKVKVTGLNPKTKYILLMDIVPADDHRYKFSDNKWSITGKAEPAMPGRLYVHPDSPATGSHWSRQLVSFQKLKLTNNHLDPFGHIILNSMHKYQPRLHIVKADENNGFGSKNTAFCTHVFSESAFIAVTSYQNHKITQLKIENNPFAKGFRGSDDNELHRMAKLQGKDYPVVPRSTVRQRACSTGSPFSGEGRGLRGSPEAVGSPYSCENGLSSSSPQELLRAPPAHYALPHPHLQHGLQPQVYHGTKRKVEENCSPGNRQHPYKKPFTGSSPSEEITPYHPSSYPPPPPGLSNNPLTDSPYSSDMGQRQACMFAGSESRLDELNCASWSYTCPLPSAMTPMEPYPPYTPHPPYSSSPQGSRLSAIAHQSSPPLGEPIAHDPFQSSGPPSQSSQNIHSRQLSPPLREYPRYTANLSPPLYHTLETHTHIRSGVPEWSAAS, from the exons ATGGCAAACGGAGGAGACCAGTTCGGCCTTGCAGAGCGTCCAGACTCTGACTGCATGGATTCACCAAAagagagcaaagagagagaaaatccCAGCTACACCTTAAACTCACCAGCTTCACCACAGACACCATCCAGCCAGCAGGTACCGGCCTGTGCTGCAGATCACAAT GGGATGGAAGGAATCAAAGTTTTCCTCCACGACAGAGAACTTTGGACAAAGTTTGATGAAGTGGGAACTGAAATGATCATCACCAAGGCTGGAAG GAGGATGTTCCCCAGTTACAAGGTGAAAGTCACAGGACTCAACCCAAAAACCAAGTACATACTCCTGATGGACATTGTGCCCGCCGACGACCACCGCTACAAATTTTCAGACAACAAATG GTCGATAACTGGAAAGGCAGAGCCGGCCATGCCGGGCAGGCTCTACGTTCATCCGGACTCTCCTGCCACCGGATCGCACTGGAGCCGCCAGCTCGTCTCCTTCCAGAAGCTCAAACTCACCAACAACCACCTGGACCCCTTTGGACAT ATAATACTCAACTCCATGCACAAATACCAGCCTCGCCTCCATATTGTCAAGGCGGACGAGAACAACGGCTTCGGCTCAAAAAACACGGCTTTCTGCACCCACGTCTTCTCTGAGTCTGCCTTCATCGCTGTGACGTCCTACCAGAACCACAAG ATTACACAGCTGAAAATAGAGAATAACCCTTTTGCTAAGGGCTTCAGAGGCAGCGATGACAATGAGCTGCACCGCATGGCCAAGCTACAAGG tAAAGACTACCCTGTGGTCCCTCGCAGTACTGTCCGTCAGAGAGCCTGCTCCACCGGGAGTCCCTTCAGTGGGGAGGGTCGGGGTCTGCGGGGTTCCCCCGAAGCGGTCGGATCCCCCTACAGCTGTGAGAACGGcctgagcagcagcagtcccCAGGAGCTGCTGAGGGCTCCCCCTGCACACTACGCCCTGCCTCATCCTCACCTGCAGCACGGCCTACAGCCGCAGGTTTACCACGGCACCAAGAGGAAAG tGGAGGAGAACTGCTCTCCGGGAAACCGCCAGCACCCGTACAAGAAACCCTTCACCGGTAGCTCTCCGAGTGAGGAGATCACCCCCTATCACCCCTCCtcctatcctcctcctccacccggTCTGTCCAACAACCCTCTCACTGACTCCCCCTACAGCTCTGACATGGGACAGCGTCAGGCGTGCATGTTTGCCGGCTCCGAGTCCAGACTGGATGAACTCAACTGTGCATCCTGGTCATACACCTGCCCGCTCCCCTCTGCCATGACCCCGATGGAACCCTACCCACCTTACACCCCTCATCCCCCCTACAGCTCCAGCCCTCAGGGCTCCCGACTCAGCGCTATAGCCCACCAGAGCTCTCCGCCGCTGGGAGAACCCATCGCCCACGACCCCTTTCAGAGCTCTGGACCGCCATCTCAGAGCTCCCAAAACATTCACAGCAGGCAGCTCAGCCCTCCTCTCAGAGAGTATCCTCGCTACACGGCCaacctgtctcctcctctctaccACACGCtagagacgcacacacacatcaggtCTGGCGTCCCAGAATGGAGTGCAGCCTCCTAA
- the tbx5b gene encoding T-box transcription factor TBX5b isoform X1, with protein sequence MSRPATTTTTSFQWDMANGGDQFGLAERPDSDCMDSPKESKERENPSYTLNSPASPQTPSSQQVPACAADHNGMEGIKVFLHDRELWTKFDEVGTEMIITKAGRRMFPSYKVKVTGLNPKTKYILLMDIVPADDHRYKFSDNKWSITGKAEPAMPGRLYVHPDSPATGSHWSRQLVSFQKLKLTNNHLDPFGHIILNSMHKYQPRLHIVKADENNGFGSKNTAFCTHVFSESAFIAVTSYQNHKITQLKIENNPFAKGFRGSDDNELHRMAKLQGKDYPVVPRSTVRQRACSTGSPFSGEGRGLRGSPEAVGSPYSCENGLSSSSPQELLRAPPAHYALPHPHLQHGLQPQVYHGTKRKVEENCSPGNRQHPYKKPFTGSSPSEEITPYHPSSYPPPPPGLSNNPLTDSPYSSDMGQRQACMFAGSESRLDELNCASWSYTCPLPSAMTPMEPYPPYTPHPPYSSSPQGSRLSAIAHQSSPPLGEPIAHDPFQSSGPPSQSSQNIHSRQLSPPLREYPRYTANLSPPLYHTLETHTHIRSGVPEWSAAS encoded by the exons tgggaCATGGCAAACGGAGGAGACCAGTTCGGCCTTGCAGAGCGTCCAGACTCTGACTGCATGGATTCACCAAAagagagcaaagagagagaaaatccCAGCTACACCTTAAACTCACCAGCTTCACCACAGACACCATCCAGCCAGCAGGTACCGGCCTGTGCTGCAGATCACAAT GGGATGGAAGGAATCAAAGTTTTCCTCCACGACAGAGAACTTTGGACAAAGTTTGATGAAGTGGGAACTGAAATGATCATCACCAAGGCTGGAAG GAGGATGTTCCCCAGTTACAAGGTGAAAGTCACAGGACTCAACCCAAAAACCAAGTACATACTCCTGATGGACATTGTGCCCGCCGACGACCACCGCTACAAATTTTCAGACAACAAATG GTCGATAACTGGAAAGGCAGAGCCGGCCATGCCGGGCAGGCTCTACGTTCATCCGGACTCTCCTGCCACCGGATCGCACTGGAGCCGCCAGCTCGTCTCCTTCCAGAAGCTCAAACTCACCAACAACCACCTGGACCCCTTTGGACAT ATAATACTCAACTCCATGCACAAATACCAGCCTCGCCTCCATATTGTCAAGGCGGACGAGAACAACGGCTTCGGCTCAAAAAACACGGCTTTCTGCACCCACGTCTTCTCTGAGTCTGCCTTCATCGCTGTGACGTCCTACCAGAACCACAAG ATTACACAGCTGAAAATAGAGAATAACCCTTTTGCTAAGGGCTTCAGAGGCAGCGATGACAATGAGCTGCACCGCATGGCCAAGCTACAAGG tAAAGACTACCCTGTGGTCCCTCGCAGTACTGTCCGTCAGAGAGCCTGCTCCACCGGGAGTCCCTTCAGTGGGGAGGGTCGGGGTCTGCGGGGTTCCCCCGAAGCGGTCGGATCCCCCTACAGCTGTGAGAACGGcctgagcagcagcagtcccCAGGAGCTGCTGAGGGCTCCCCCTGCACACTACGCCCTGCCTCATCCTCACCTGCAGCACGGCCTACAGCCGCAGGTTTACCACGGCACCAAGAGGAAAG tGGAGGAGAACTGCTCTCCGGGAAACCGCCAGCACCCGTACAAGAAACCCTTCACCGGTAGCTCTCCGAGTGAGGAGATCACCCCCTATCACCCCTCCtcctatcctcctcctccacccggTCTGTCCAACAACCCTCTCACTGACTCCCCCTACAGCTCTGACATGGGACAGCGTCAGGCGTGCATGTTTGCCGGCTCCGAGTCCAGACTGGATGAACTCAACTGTGCATCCTGGTCATACACCTGCCCGCTCCCCTCTGCCATGACCCCGATGGAACCCTACCCACCTTACACCCCTCATCCCCCCTACAGCTCCAGCCCTCAGGGCTCCCGACTCAGCGCTATAGCCCACCAGAGCTCTCCGCCGCTGGGAGAACCCATCGCCCACGACCCCTTTCAGAGCTCTGGACCGCCATCTCAGAGCTCCCAAAACATTCACAGCAGGCAGCTCAGCCCTCCTCTCAGAGAGTATCCTCGCTACACGGCCaacctgtctcctcctctctaccACACGCtagagacgcacacacacatcaggtCTGGCGTCCCAGAATGGAGTGCAGCCTCCTAA